The Bdellovibrio bacteriovorus DNA segment TTACCGAATAAATCCGGATTGGCACTTAATTGTCTTTCATAGCAATAAAGGATCTGACCGAGTTTTGATTTGATGTATTGAGCGATCACTTCACGGTCCAGACCGCCAGTGATTTCGCCTTCTTCTTCAATCAAACCTACACCGGCACTGCCTGTGCTTCCAGCGGCCAAGCCACCCATACCTGTCGCGTTTTTACCGCCACCTTTACCTGCGGTAGAAATCACAACTCCCGTACCAGTACCTTCCTGACCCCAGTCACGACCGGATCTTTCCATGCCACCAACAGCCGCCAGTGCACGACCGGAAGCGCCGTTACCAGCTTTTACACCGTTAGCAAACACGACGTTGCCGCTCTTCGCAGCTTGAGCGGAAACTTTTCCGATCAACTGAGAAATACGACCGCCAGTCAAAGATTTCATCATTTTTGAAACTTTGCTTTGGCTGCCATTTGTAGGCATTTCAACTTTAGGTGTTGCTGCTGCTGGAGCAGACTCTTTAACAACGACTTGTTGTTTTGGAGCCTCTGCTCTTTTACGTTTAGGTTTTAATTCCGTTTTAACGATAATTTTTTGTGCCACTTTAGGAGGAGCTGCTGCCGTTTCAACAGTTTGTTGCTTCGGAGCAAAGATTCCTACGCTCACAAGGAAAAACGCCGCACCTAGCACGATATAAAGGCCGCGCTTAGATTCTTCGTCTACCAATTGACTTGCCGTGATGTGGCCCATTTTCGCAGCATCTTCTAAAGACACTGTTCTTTGGCTGATCTCGAGTTCTCCCACAGTTTGTTTGTGCCATTCTTGTGAAGGCACGCAAGCAATCACTGGCGCGTTGATACCAACGGCGGGCTTGAACTTCTTTTTCATTGAAAGAACTTTAGTCTCAACAACTTTACCGGCCTGGCGGACGATATAAAGTTGGAACTGCTTAGCCGCTTCACGTTGTTCTTGGCCTGCTTTTTCTAGACGCAGATATAGATCTGTTTCTTTTCTTACAGGTGTGAACTTCAATTCGCAGTCTTCAAGTTGCAGACTTTGTTCTTTATCTAAAGACAGAGCAGGGGAGTTCGCACTCGCCGCGCTCGTCATAAGATCCATATTGACATACCACCACTGGTTGTCACGGTACTCAAAGACACCTTGAATGCCTTTGGTGCCGGGAGCGATAGAAATCACATCCGCCAAGCGGGATGAACCGAAGGTGTGAGTTGAATTATTTGAGCGCAGCTTCCAAGTTTTTGCCGTCCCATCTTTCAGGGACTGACGTACAATCAACGTGAGCATGTGACACCTCTGAATTAGTTATTCAAATAGAGAGCGGATTCACGGATGCGGCCATCCATATCTTTTTGCACATCGTAAAGAGGCATGAATTTGATACCTCTTTTTTGCACAAGATAGGCCCCATCAGGGTTACGAATCGTTCCCTTAAGGTTCATCTCACCGAAATTGACTTCCTGGACTTTACGGACTGTTCTTTGTTTGGCAAAGGCAGTCGCTGTTCCCA contains these protein-coding regions:
- a CDS encoding AgmX/PglI C-terminal domain-containing protein — its product is MLTLIVRQSLKDGTAKTWKLRSNNSTHTFGSSRLADVISIAPGTKGIQGVFEYRDNQWWYVNMDLMTSAASANSPALSLDKEQSLQLEDCELKFTPVRKETDLYLRLEKAGQEQREAAKQFQLYIVRQAGKVVETKVLSMKKKFKPAVGINAPVIACVPSQEWHKQTVGELEISQRTVSLEDAAKMGHITASQLVDEESKRGLYIVLGAAFFLVSVGIFAPKQQTVETAAAPPKVAQKIIVKTELKPKRKRAEAPKQQVVVKESAPAAATPKVEMPTNGSQSKVSKMMKSLTGGRISQLIGKVSAQAAKSGNVVFANGVKAGNGASGRALAAVGGMERSGRDWGQEGTGTGVVISTAGKGGGKNATGMGGLAAGSTGSAGVGLIEEEGEITGGLDREVIAQYIKSKLGQILYCYERQLSANPDLFGKVAVKFTIGPSGAVEQQLIGDTTLKNATVEGCILNRVAAWKFPNPQGGTRVLVTYPFLFKSTN